In Rahnella sikkimica, the following are encoded in one genomic region:
- a CDS encoding MFS transporter translates to MNNKIPKARWLRVITPILIACIISFMDRVNISFAMPGGMDAELGITASMAGLAAGIFFIGYLFLQVPGGSLAVHGSGRKFIACSLIAWAVISILTGFITNQYQLLFLRFALGVAEGGMLPVVLTMVSNWFPDKERGRANAYVLMFAPLGGMITAPLSGLILDTLDWRWLFIIEGALSFVVMLFWWFTISDRPEEAKWLSERERDYLVTELNREREALRALAPVNNAPLKEVFRNKSIVKLIVINFFYQTGIYGYTLWLPTILKNLTGGDMSSVGMLAIIPYVGTMLGILAMSVLSDKTGKRRLFIALPLCGFAACLAASVTFGHNIMAAYGFLVGAGFFLQAATSAFWTIPGKVTTPEVAGSARGVINGLGNLGGFCGPYLVGVLVSLYGQSTAIYALVASLLIAALVTTLLPKECDMALIPGAKAKAMADEYARAKAARRVQGIKAEIVG, encoded by the coding sequence ATGAATAATAAAATTCCTAAGGCCCGCTGGTTACGTGTCATAACGCCCATTCTTATCGCCTGTATTATTTCCTTCATGGACAGGGTCAATATTAGTTTCGCCATGCCCGGCGGGATGGATGCCGAATTAGGCATCACCGCCTCAATGGCCGGTCTGGCTGCCGGTATCTTCTTCATTGGTTATCTGTTTTTGCAGGTGCCCGGCGGAAGCCTGGCGGTTCACGGCAGCGGCCGTAAATTCATCGCCTGCTCGCTGATTGCCTGGGCGGTGATTTCCATTCTGACCGGCTTTATCACTAACCAGTATCAGCTGCTGTTCCTGCGTTTTGCGCTCGGTGTGGCGGAAGGCGGGATGTTGCCGGTGGTGCTGACGATGGTCAGCAACTGGTTCCCGGATAAAGAACGTGGCCGCGCCAATGCGTATGTACTGATGTTCGCGCCGCTCGGCGGGATGATTACCGCGCCGCTGTCCGGCCTGATCCTGGATACGCTCGACTGGCGCTGGTTGTTCATCATCGAAGGGGCATTATCTTTCGTGGTCATGCTGTTCTGGTGGTTCACCATCAGCGACCGTCCGGAAGAAGCGAAATGGCTGTCTGAGCGCGAACGCGATTATCTGGTCACCGAATTAAACCGTGAACGCGAAGCCCTGCGGGCGCTGGCACCGGTGAATAACGCGCCGCTCAAAGAGGTTTTTCGCAATAAATCTATCGTCAAACTGATCGTCATTAACTTCTTCTACCAGACCGGGATTTACGGCTACACGCTGTGGTTGCCGACCATCCTGAAAAACCTGACTGGCGGCGACATGAGTTCAGTCGGTATGCTGGCGATTATCCCTTACGTGGGCACAATGCTGGGGATTCTGGCGATGTCCGTGCTGTCCGATAAAACCGGCAAACGCCGCCTGTTTATCGCCCTGCCGTTGTGTGGTTTCGCCGCCTGTCTGGCCGCATCGGTCACGTTTGGTCATAACATTATGGCGGCCTACGGGTTTCTGGTCGGTGCCGGGTTCTTCCTGCAAGCCGCGACCAGCGCCTTCTGGACCATTCCGGGCAAAGTGACCACGCCGGAAGTGGCAGGCAGCGCCCGCGGTGTGATTAACGGTCTGGGGAATCTCGGGGGTTTCTGCGGCCCATATCTGGTTGGCGTGTTAGTCAGCCTGTACGGCCAGAGTACGGCGATTTATGCGCTGGTCGCGTCCCTGCTGATTGCCGCGCTGGTGACGACGCTGTTGCCGAAAGAGTGCGATATGGCGCTGATCCCCGGCGCAAAAGCTAAAGCGATGGCAGATGAATATGCCCGCGCCAAAGCGGCACGCCGGGTTCAGGGGATAAAAGCAGAGATCGTGGGATAG
- a CDS encoding LacI family DNA-binding transcriptional regulator, giving the protein MRNQRVTLQDIAQLADVTKMTVSRFLRTPEKVSPETRERITKVMEEVGYPLEEARGPAKAPRIGILVPSFNNQIFSDLLAGIESVTSAHGYQTLVVNYDYSKDREEEHIINLLGYQLAGLILTDSVHTLKADKYLNAAEIPVAQVMDLDDQNGRIAVGFDNQQAGYDMANTLLASGKEHVVYFGSMSDARDQKRYQGYSRAMTERGLTPVHITPNKVSSVSIGAGMLSMARQLYPQTNAILCTNDDIAVGVLQECLKLGIRVPQDMAISGFHGLDIGLATTPLLASVITPRFEMGKVVAEILLKKINNLPTIERVDLHYRISLGGTI; this is encoded by the coding sequence ATGAGAAACCAGCGCGTGACATTACAGGACATCGCCCAACTGGCAGATGTGACCAAGATGACGGTCAGCCGTTTTCTGCGCACGCCGGAAAAAGTCTCTCCCGAAACCCGCGAGCGTATTACCAAAGTCATGGAAGAAGTCGGTTATCCGCTGGAAGAAGCCCGCGGACCGGCCAAAGCGCCGCGCATCGGCATTCTGGTGCCCTCTTTTAACAATCAGATTTTCTCCGATTTGCTTGCAGGTATTGAGTCCGTGACGTCCGCGCACGGCTACCAGACGCTGGTGGTGAATTACGATTACAGCAAAGACCGCGAAGAAGAACACATTATCAACCTGCTCGGTTATCAGCTGGCGGGGCTGATCCTCACGGATTCCGTGCATACGCTCAAAGCCGATAAGTATCTGAATGCGGCTGAAATTCCCGTCGCGCAGGTGATGGATCTCGACGATCAGAATGGCCGTATTGCGGTGGGTTTTGATAATCAGCAGGCCGGATATGACATGGCGAATACGCTGCTCGCCAGCGGCAAAGAGCATGTGGTGTATTTCGGTTCGATGTCAGACGCGCGTGACCAGAAACGCTATCAGGGCTACAGCCGGGCAATGACTGAACGCGGGCTGACGCCGGTGCATATCACGCCGAATAAGGTTTCATCGGTGTCTATCGGTGCCGGAATGTTATCGATGGCACGTCAGTTGTATCCCCAGACCAATGCAATTTTGTGTACCAACGACGATATTGCGGTCGGCGTGTTACAGGAATGTCTGAAACTGGGCATCCGCGTCCCGCAGGACATGGCGATTTCAGGTTTTCACGGGCTGGATATCGGGCTGGCGACCACGCCGTTGCTGGCCAGCGTTATTACGCCGCGCTTTGAAATGGGCAAGGTTGTCGCCGAGATATTACTTAAAAAAATCAATAATCTGCCTACCATCGAGCGTGTCGATTTGCACTACCGGATTTCCCTCGGCGGCACGATTTAA
- the idnO gene encoding gluconate 5-dehydrogenase — MTNLFSLDNKKILVTGSTRGLGFLLAKGLAQHGAEIIVNGTQQESTQKAVEALRAEGFIAHAVSFDVTNSQAVNQAIDHIEKTIGPIDVLVNNAGIQRRHKFTDFPEKDWDDVIAVNQKSVFLVSQAVARYMITRERGKIINIGSIQSELGRDTITPYAASKGAVKMLTRGMCVELARYNIQVNGIAPGYFKTDMTQALVDNKEFSEWLCKRTPAARWGNPEELVGGAVYLSSKASDFVNGHLLFIDGGMLAAV; from the coding sequence ATGACAAATCTCTTCTCACTGGATAACAAAAAGATACTGGTCACCGGTTCCACGCGCGGTCTGGGTTTCCTGCTGGCGAAAGGGCTGGCGCAGCACGGGGCGGAAATTATCGTCAACGGCACGCAGCAGGAATCTACCCAAAAGGCCGTTGAAGCGCTGCGGGCAGAAGGATTTATCGCGCACGCCGTGTCCTTTGATGTCACGAACAGCCAGGCGGTGAATCAGGCGATTGACCATATCGAAAAGACCATTGGCCCGATTGATGTGCTGGTGAACAACGCGGGGATCCAGCGCCGCCACAAATTTACCGATTTCCCTGAAAAAGACTGGGACGACGTGATTGCAGTAAATCAGAAGTCTGTTTTCCTCGTGTCGCAGGCAGTTGCGCGTTACATGATTACGCGCGAGCGCGGCAAAATTATCAATATCGGTTCGATACAAAGTGAGCTGGGCCGCGACACCATCACGCCGTACGCCGCCTCCAAAGGCGCGGTGAAAATGCTGACGCGCGGGATGTGTGTCGAACTGGCGCGCTACAATATTCAGGTGAACGGCATTGCGCCGGGCTATTTCAAAACCGACATGACGCAGGCGCTGGTCGATAACAAAGAGTTCTCCGAATGGCTGTGCAAACGCACGCCAGCCGCGCGCTGGGGCAATCCGGAAGAGCTGGTCGGCGGCGCGGTGTATCTGTCATCGAAAGCATCAGACTTCGTTAACGGGCATCTTTTGTTCATCGACGGCGGAATGCTGGCCGCAGTTTGA
- a CDS encoding SDR family oxidoreductase yields MSKIALVTGGGSGIGLSAAKSLAGIGFTVILAGRNREKLAQAVTQFAPGQAVARQLDVTSPQSVAALFADIQESFGRLDLLFNNAGNNVKDVPIDELAVEDWLSVINTNLTGAFLCTQAAVKLMKLQSPQGGRIINNGSVSAQSPRPNSAPYTASKHAITGLTKSTALDGRAFNIACGQIDVGNAATDMGNKVLAGRMQADGHIAEEPVIAVERVGESVAFMAGLPLGTNVLTMTVMASAMPLVGRG; encoded by the coding sequence ATGAGCAAAATCGCACTGGTCACCGGCGGTGGCAGCGGTATCGGGCTGAGCGCCGCGAAATCGCTGGCGGGTATTGGTTTTACGGTCATTCTGGCGGGGCGCAATAGGGAAAAACTGGCGCAAGCCGTGACACAGTTTGCACCGGGGCAGGCGGTGGCGCGTCAGCTGGATGTGACCAGCCCGCAGTCGGTCGCCGCGCTGTTTGCGGATATTCAGGAAAGCTTCGGGCGGCTGGATTTACTGTTTAATAACGCCGGAAACAACGTCAAGGATGTGCCCATCGATGAGCTTGCTGTGGAAGACTGGCTTTCGGTGATCAATACCAATCTGACCGGCGCATTTTTGTGTACGCAGGCGGCGGTCAAACTGATGAAATTGCAGTCTCCGCAGGGCGGCCGCATTATCAATAACGGCTCGGTTTCTGCCCAGTCGCCGCGTCCGAATTCCGCCCCTTACACCGCCAGCAAACACGCCATTACCGGCCTCACCAAATCCACGGCGCTCGATGGCCGCGCATTTAATATTGCGTGCGGACAGATTGACGTCGGCAACGCCGCAACGGATATGGGCAATAAAGTACTGGCAGGGAGGATGCAGGCCGACGGGCATATTGCCGAAGAGCCGGTCATTGCGGTGGAGCGCGTCGGTGAATCCGTGGCGTTTATGGCCGGATTGCCGTTGGGCACTAACGTTCTGACCATGACGGTGATGGCCAGCGCCATGCCGCTGGTCGGGCGGGGTTAA
- a CDS encoding cytochrome c, translating to MKKLLTACLLSASLSGFAAAQDNQAELVRQGQEVATAADCQACHTAPEGGKPFAGGYEIHSPMGTIYTTNITPSKPFGIGNYTEEQFTRAVREGVRPDGANLYPAMPYTSYSHMSDADMHALYVYFQQGVKPVEQPNTETALPFPFNMRIAMAGWNLMYLDSTPFKPDPTKSEQWNRGAYLVNGAGHCDTCHTPRNLMMGSVTDKPLAGGMVGPWYAPNISSDPVSGIGNWSQAQLVEYLKTGRTAGKNQAAGGMAEAVQNSLQYMSDTDLNAIAFYLKNSTPVRDPRDTQAADTFGNPVNVEDGLRGAHPFNANKTLDNGAALFSGYCASCHQPDGSGSKNQAYPSLFNNTATGLGNASNLISAILYGVDRQVGDHHVLMPKFGVGSYVGQLDDQQIAEISNYVLKNYGNAGVQVSAQDVAVLRAGGPVTLLAKLQPFMAPAMVIGVIILLVLIFWLGRKRKVRKA from the coding sequence ATGAAAAAACTTCTCACCGCCTGCCTGTTAAGTGCGTCCCTGAGCGGTTTTGCCGCCGCACAGGACAATCAGGCTGAACTCGTCCGTCAGGGCCAGGAAGTCGCGACGGCCGCAGACTGTCAGGCCTGCCATACGGCACCCGAAGGGGGAAAACCTTTCGCAGGCGGATATGAAATCCATTCGCCGATGGGCACGATTTACACCACCAACATCACGCCGTCGAAGCCGTTTGGTATCGGGAATTACACCGAAGAACAGTTCACCCGCGCCGTGCGCGAAGGGGTGCGTCCGGACGGTGCAAATCTGTATCCGGCCATGCCTTACACCTCTTACAGCCATATGAGCGATGCCGATATGCACGCGCTGTATGTCTATTTCCAGCAAGGTGTGAAGCCGGTCGAACAGCCGAATACCGAAACCGCCCTGCCTTTCCCGTTCAACATGCGTATTGCGATGGCGGGCTGGAACCTGATGTATCTCGACAGCACGCCGTTTAAGCCCGATCCGACCAAAAGCGAGCAATGGAACCGGGGCGCGTATCTGGTAAACGGTGCCGGACACTGCGACACGTGCCATACGCCGCGTAACCTGATGATGGGTTCGGTGACGGATAAACCGCTGGCGGGCGGCATGGTCGGTCCGTGGTACGCGCCGAACATCAGTTCTGATCCGGTCAGCGGCATCGGCAACTGGTCGCAGGCTCAGCTGGTGGAATACCTGAAAACAGGCCGGACCGCCGGGAAAAACCAGGCCGCAGGCGGTATGGCGGAAGCGGTGCAAAACAGCCTGCAATATATGTCTGACACCGATCTGAACGCGATTGCCTTCTACCTGAAAAACAGCACGCCGGTTCGCGATCCGCGCGATACACAGGCGGCAGATACCTTCGGTAATCCGGTGAATGTGGAAGACGGTCTGCGCGGCGCGCATCCGTTTAACGCGAACAAAACCCTCGACAACGGTGCGGCATTGTTCAGCGGATATTGCGCCAGCTGCCACCAGCCGGACGGCTCAGGCAGCAAGAATCAGGCGTATCCGTCGCTGTTTAACAACACCGCGACCGGCCTCGGAAATGCGTCGAACCTGATTTCCGCCATTCTTTACGGCGTCGATCGTCAGGTGGGCGACCATCATGTTCTGATGCCGAAATTTGGCGTGGGTTCGTATGTAGGTCAGCTCGACGACCAGCAGATTGCGGAGATCTCCAACTATGTGCTGAAAAACTACGGCAACGCAGGCGTTCAGGTCAGCGCGCAGGATGTGGCGGTATTACGCGCAGGCGGCCCGGTGACACTTCTGGCAAAACTGCAACCGTTCATGGCGCCGGCGATGGTCATTGGCGTGATCATTCTGCTGGTGCTGATTTTCTGGCTCGGCAGAAAGCGTAAAGTCAGAAAGGCATAA